The following are from one region of the Syngnathus typhle isolate RoL2023-S1 ecotype Sweden linkage group LG22, RoL_Styp_1.0, whole genome shotgun sequence genome:
- the LOC133146685 gene encoding uncharacterized protein LOC133146685 isoform X1, protein MLGCFAMTLLMLPLIIAGLNGDTDNLRLMFPCDNSVCYHFWRFSTGTRRLDVAITSNGRMMGSTGDNNQDIKCSEKLQRLTDDTVGLHYCKITENAFVPQKEAPEFKVAPGFGVSFQCTLVHFLTLRHCSLSERSSVHLTWVDQDGREVRDNSNYHISQRSQCDVTLTVTLQAPGSEAFRCRARVGKSPGDSWILAAMRVQVPVPKMKGKGRGNFNLDDVEPQGGSRYQVGVILAVAALAVVTALAAMFVVVRRRKAANLSLAACPTPVHNHVADDVVYADVVFPVGADRISFTQGQDTEYASVRYR, encoded by the exons ATGCTCGGGTGCTTCGCCATGACACTGCTAATGCTTCCTCTCATCATagcag GCCTCAATGGCGACACGGACAATTTGCGGCTCATGTTTCCGTGCGACAATTCCGTGTGTTATCACTTTTGGAGATTCAGCACAGGAACCCGGCGCCTTGACGTTGCGATAACAAGTAACGGGCGGATGATGGGATCTACAGGAGACAACAACCAGGATATAAAATGTAGCGAGAAGCTCCAACGTCTGACGGACGACACCGTCGGCTTGCATTACTGCAAAATAACAGAGAACGCCTTCGTGCCGCAAAAAG AAGCTCCTGAGTTCAAAGTGGCGCCGGGCTTTGGCGTATCTTTCCAGTGCACTCTGGTGCACTTCTTGACGCTGCGCCATTGCTCCCTCTCGGAACGGTCCAGCGTCCACTTGACGTGGGTGGACCAAGATGGCCGGGAAGTCCGCGACAACTCCAACTATCACATATCGCAAAGGTCCCAGTGCGACGTCACCTTGACTGTCACCTTGCAAGCTCCCGGGAGCGAGGCGTTCAGGTGCCGGGCTCGCGTGGGGAAATCTCCCGGTGACTCCTGGATTTTGGCGGCGATGCGAGTCCAAGTACCAG TTCCCAaaatgaagggaaagggaagagGAAACTTCAATTTAGATGACGTAGAACCTCAGG GCGGCAGCCGCTACCAAGTCGGCGTGATATTGGCGGTGGCGGCGTTGGCCGTGGTGACCGCCTTGGCTGCCATGTTTGTCGTGGTCAGGCGACGAAAGGCAGCGA ACTTGTCCCTAGCTGCCTGTCCCACGCCAGTTCACAACCAT GTGGCGGACGACGTCGTTTATGCCGATGTGGTCTTCCCCGTTGGCGCAGATCGAATTTCTTTCACTCAGGGCCAAGATACGGAATACGCCAGCGTTCGCTACcg gtag
- the LOC133146685 gene encoding uncharacterized protein LOC133146685 isoform X2 gives MLGCFAMTLLMLPLIIAGLNGDTDNLRLMFPCDNSVCYHFWRFSTGTRRLDVAITSNGRMMGSTGDNNQDIKCSEKLQRLTDDTVGLHYCKITENAFVPQKEAPEFKVAPGFGVSFQCTLVHFLTLRHCSLSERSSVHLTWVDQDGREVRDNSNYHISQRSQCDVTLTVTLQAPGSEAFRCRARVGKSPGDSWILAAMRVQVPVPKMKGKGRGNFNLDDVEPQGGSRYQVGVILAVAALAVVTALAAMFVVVRRRKAATACPTPVHNHVADDVVYADVVFPVGADRISFTQGQDTEYASVRYR, from the exons ATGCTCGGGTGCTTCGCCATGACACTGCTAATGCTTCCTCTCATCATagcag GCCTCAATGGCGACACGGACAATTTGCGGCTCATGTTTCCGTGCGACAATTCCGTGTGTTATCACTTTTGGAGATTCAGCACAGGAACCCGGCGCCTTGACGTTGCGATAACAAGTAACGGGCGGATGATGGGATCTACAGGAGACAACAACCAGGATATAAAATGTAGCGAGAAGCTCCAACGTCTGACGGACGACACCGTCGGCTTGCATTACTGCAAAATAACAGAGAACGCCTTCGTGCCGCAAAAAG AAGCTCCTGAGTTCAAAGTGGCGCCGGGCTTTGGCGTATCTTTCCAGTGCACTCTGGTGCACTTCTTGACGCTGCGCCATTGCTCCCTCTCGGAACGGTCCAGCGTCCACTTGACGTGGGTGGACCAAGATGGCCGGGAAGTCCGCGACAACTCCAACTATCACATATCGCAAAGGTCCCAGTGCGACGTCACCTTGACTGTCACCTTGCAAGCTCCCGGGAGCGAGGCGTTCAGGTGCCGGGCTCGCGTGGGGAAATCTCCCGGTGACTCCTGGATTTTGGCGGCGATGCGAGTCCAAGTACCAG TTCCCAaaatgaagggaaagggaagagGAAACTTCAATTTAGATGACGTAGAACCTCAGG GCGGCAGCCGCTACCAAGTCGGCGTGATATTGGCGGTGGCGGCGTTGGCCGTGGTGACCGCCTTGGCTGCCATGTTTGTCGTGGTCAGGCGACGAAAGGCAGCGA CTGCCTGTCCCACGCCAGTTCACAACCAT GTGGCGGACGACGTCGTTTATGCCGATGTGGTCTTCCCCGTTGGCGCAGATCGAATTTCTTTCACTCAGGGCCAAGATACGGAATACGCCAGCGTTCGCTACcg gtag